The Coleofasciculus sp. FACHB-1120 region TTGAAAGCCTGATGAGTCACGGGGAAAGAGTCAATAAGCAGGACATTTCCATTGGAGAATTATCTCTAAATCATGTGAGATTTACGATTTTGGAGGAACTAGCACCGTCCTCATAAGCATGAATAAAGTCAAAAGGGTGGGTACGGCCCACCCTTTTTCACTCACTACCCATCTTACCAAGGCAGTTTGAAAATCTTCATCAGCGCCACTGGGAACCGATTGATTGGCAAGCAATTAATTCTAGTCAACTTATCGGTGTCGCTTCCAAATTATTTGTTGCCACAGTTGTCAATGCGGTGGAGATTGAAACGCCGATTCGCGCTTATGCTAAGGAAAGCTGGGATTATTTGCAGGCAGCACACTTTCCAATGGCACGATTTGTGGGCGGTACCTTTGCAGCGGATAACTCAGTGCTAGAAGTAGGAATATGGGAGAAAGAAGAACGGCAACAGCGTCCCACTTTTAGCAAAATTTATCAACAATTAATGGGTAAAAAACTGCAATCCCATCCAAACTCAGTAAAAGGCTATGAATCGAGTGGAAATCTGCGAGAAGATGTTTATCAACACGCGATCGCCCAAATCACAACCGAGTGGCGAGCAACGTCCGTATATCTCTGGTTAATGGCTCATTCGATAGGGGCATTGCAACAAGCGATCGCTCAACCCATGCAAGACGAAATTAACCATCTAGCAAAATTTTGGGGGATTAGTCGTTGGGCTTTTGGAGATTCCTATCTAACCCGTTTGCAGGGAAATACTAAAAATTTAATGGGTCTTCTCAAACATCACCAGAGCGAACGTCCAAAAGGCAACGATGTCTTGCAAATCGGCTATGCTTTGTACGCGCTAGAATTAGTTTTCACATTTGCCCGACTCATGGTGCAGCTACGTCACTAGAACCAAACTCTGACGCCCGATTATCTCGAAGAGTTGTTTGGGCTGCCACAACAATTAGCTGCTAGCTGATAGCTGTTAGCTGATAGTCTGGACTGAGTAGGGTGGGCGCTGCCCACCCTACTCATTTGATTATTTGAATAGCTGAAGATGAATGTAATTCCAGCGATTGATTTGCTAGAAGGTCGGTGCGTGCGGTTATATCAGGGAGACTATGCGCGATCGCAAGTTTTTGATGACAACCCCGCAAATATTGCTAAACAGTGGGTAGAACAGGGGGCAACCCGACTCCATATCGTAGACCTAGACGGTGCGAAGACAGGTCAACTGGTCAACCGACAGGCAATTGAAGCGATTTTACAAGCAGTACCCGGAGAAATACAAGTCGGGGGCGGCTTGCGCGACAAAAACTCAGTCTCTCAGCTGCTAAACATGGGTGTGAAGCAGGTAATCTTGGGAACCGTAGCCGTAGAACAACCCCAACTGGTAGAAGAACTTTGCCAAGAATTTCCAGGGCAAATTATCGTAGGAATTGACGCCCGGAATGGACGAGTTGCCACGAGAGGCTGGTTAGAAACGTCTGAAGTGGCGGCTATCGATTTGGCTAAGCAAATGCAGCAATTAGGGGCTGCTGCCATTATCTACACCGATATTCATCGAGATGGCACGCTTTCTGGCCCTAATTTAGAGGCATTAAGAGAACTTGCCAATGCTATTTCTATCCCCATTGTTGCCTCTGGCGGTGTTAGCTCGATTACTGACTTGTTAAGTTTATTAGGACTCGCACCTTTGGGAGTCAGTGGTGTGATTGTAGGTCGCGCCCTCTACACAGGTGATGTTTCGCTCAAAGCCGCCTTGCAAGCAATCGGGCCAGGACGCATCCAAGATGTCCCGCCAGATTTGGGCTTTTCTACTTTTGCTTGACACTTGCTCGAAAGACGCGCAACTGCGCGTCTTTCTCTATCTGGATACTGCGAGTGAATTCAATTTTTGACCTCTCCCCAAACCCCTCCCCGACGTTAGCATCAGCGGCACAGAGTGCGGGGCTAGGGGGTTAGTCCGGTTGGGGAAGACGAACGGGCAGATCAATGCAGAATTCCGTTCCTTCTCCTGGTGCCGACTGGCACTTCAGGACCCCGCCGTGTTTTTCAACAACAACCTGGTAGCTGATTGACAACCCTAATCCGGTACCTTGACCGACTGGTTTGGTGGTAAAGAAAGGGTCAAATATATGTTGCTGCACTTCGGGTGGTATCCCCGGACCATTATCAGTAATCCGGATGACCACTTTATTGTCATTTGCCAGTTCCGTGCGAATCCGAATGGTAGGAACGTCAGTTGCTTTCCGACTGACTACTGACCATTGACCATTGATGATTGACTCTTCTAGGGCATCAATCGAATTACTCAGGATATTCATAAATACCTGATTGATTTGCCCAGCATAGCAATCAACACGGGGCAGATTGTCATACTCTTTAACTATCTGGATCTCAGTGCGTCCTGCTTTTGGTTTCAGGCGATGTTGCAACAAAAGTAAAGTGTTATCAATACCATTGTGAAGATCGAAAGGCTCTCTTGCCGCCTTATCTAGACGAGAGAAGTTCCTCAAGCTCAGCACGATTTGCCGAATCCGTTCAGCACCCACTTGCATGGAATTCATCAGTTTTGGAAGGTCGTCACTGAGGAAATCTATATCCAGTCCTTCCGCTGCTTCTTGAATAGCGGGTGTTGGTTCTGGATATTCCTGTTGGTAGAGGTGAACGAGGTGTAGCAGGTCTTGAGTATACTCAGTGGCGTAGGGAAGATTCCCGTAGATAAAGGAAACGGGGTTGTTAATTTCGTGGGCAACACCTGCGACTAACTGCCCCAAACTGGACATTTTTTCGGTTTGTACCAGTTGACTTTGAGTTTGTTGCAGTTCGTGTAAAGCTTGTTCCAATTGAGCCGCTTTTTCTCTCAGCTGGGCTTCCGATTGAATTAAAGCTGCCTCAGCGAGTTTGCGATCGCTAATGTCACGAGAGTTCACCACAATGCGAACCCCTGGTGCATCCATCACCAGATTGCTGTGGGTTGCTTCGATATAACGCCACGAACCATCTTTGTGCTGAAATCGAAACTCAATGGATATAGCAGTTGTTAAATTTTCGAGGACACCTTGAAAATCGCTTTTGACTAAAGAAACGTCCTCTGGGTGAACAAGATCAAAGGTATTTTTGCCGATTAATTCTTTTGGTTTGTATCCTAAAATGCCTTCAATGGCAGGACTGGCGTATTTGATGGTGCCATCGGCTTCCAAAATGGTGATCAAATTAGAGCTGTTTTGCAGTAGCGATCGCCATTTCCCCTCATTTTGCGCCCACACCACTGCTTCCCGCTTGCGTTCTTCTTCTACACCAATTGCGGCAGCCATAATCCCCATCAGCTTCTTGTCAGATTCTGTGGGAACAAACTGGTTCTGATAAACCACGCAAAGTGAGCCGATATATTCACCCGCGCATCTCACAGCTTGCCCTATGTAGCTTTGTAATTGGTAAGGAATTACCCAAGGATCGGTTTGTGCGTAGGAGGTGTTTGGCAAATCCTGAACAACATAGGTCTGGTCACTTCCCTGCTGAATTACGTCATAACAGAGATGCCCATCCGGATCGCCTACATTTGAAAATTCCGACGGGGTTTGCCATTGACCCCAAGACCACAGTAACCCTTGATGCAGCCGATTGTAGACTGCCCAAGCGCCACCGAGTAATTCCCCTGCGGATGCCGTGATGCGGTTAATATTCTCATCCGGGTCGGAACCAAGACCCGAAAAACATTCATTGATTTTTGAGAGTTGTTCGCTTGCTTTTTGGTTGGTGATTTCACTCAGCGTGCAGACGACTTGCTCGACGCAACCATCGGGATCTAACTGCGGTTCGGTATTCACAGATAGCCAGACGCGATCGCGCTTTGTCGGTCTATAAACCCCTAGCACCAGCTTTCGCAGCGATTGTCGGGTCGAAAGCAGCAACAACGCTTGCTTTGCCCGGACTGGTGCCGTATGGAGTTTCATCTGAAATGGTGTTCCATTCTCTTGGATGACGTGCCAAGCGGGATCGAGCGGCGTTTGATCTAGCATCTGGTCTGCCGTTAAATCCAGCAAGTCCAGTGCCGCCTGATTTGTAAAGCGGATTTCCCCTTGCGCTCCCATCACCAACACACCAACTGGCAGTTCGCTCAGAAGTACCTGAGGAAAAGTATCCATCCTGGGCGCTGATTGGGCAGCGCCTTGCTGATTCGCTTGTAAACTTCGCATAGCTTTCAATCAAGGCACTGGCTGAGTACCTGGAGTTTTTGTTATGTCAATTTTTTTTAACTCGTTCAGCCGTTGGACTGGATACACCCTTTTCTCTCTACTCTGGTATAGCCTTTTTCTCTGTAGACCTGCATATACCCTGAGTCGTAACTTCCAAAGTAGTTGATTTAATTTTTTGAAGCCACCAAATTAACACGTCTGTCTACAAATAGATAGATGCTTATTTTTTCTAAAAGTTACATCATTCTTTAGCGTATCTAAGGGTTTTGAGCTTGTCCTGGTATCCGTTATAACCTTCGATGGGAATTTTTAGTCTGAAAGAAGTTGTTTCCAGAAAATTTAGTTAAAGGAATGAGTAAATATTCATCATTTCTGTACATATTTTCAAATATTTAAATAAAAATTGTTTTTTCTTCATAGTAACAAAGCTAATTTTTGCCAGTTATTCTTCAGCATTTAGCATAGGAACTGTCTCA contains the following coding sequences:
- the hisA gene encoding 1-(5-phosphoribosyl)-5-[(5-phosphoribosylamino)methylideneamino]imidazole-4-carboxamide isomerase codes for the protein MNVIPAIDLLEGRCVRLYQGDYARSQVFDDNPANIAKQWVEQGATRLHIVDLDGAKTGQLVNRQAIEAILQAVPGEIQVGGGLRDKNSVSQLLNMGVKQVILGTVAVEQPQLVEELCQEFPGQIIVGIDARNGRVATRGWLETSEVAAIDLAKQMQQLGAAAIIYTDIHRDGTLSGPNLEALRELANAISIPIVASGGVSSITDLLSLLGLAPLGVSGVIVGRALYTGDVSLKAALQAIGPGRIQDVPPDLGFSTFA
- a CDS encoding PAS domain S-box protein, which encodes MRSLQANQQGAAQSAPRMDTFPQVLLSELPVGVLVMGAQGEIRFTNQAALDLLDLTADQMLDQTPLDPAWHVIQENGTPFQMKLHTAPVRAKQALLLLSTRQSLRKLVLGVYRPTKRDRVWLSVNTEPQLDPDGCVEQVVCTLSEITNQKASEQLSKINECFSGLGSDPDENINRITASAGELLGGAWAVYNRLHQGLLWSWGQWQTPSEFSNVGDPDGHLCYDVIQQGSDQTYVVQDLPNTSYAQTDPWVIPYQLQSYIGQAVRCAGEYIGSLCVVYQNQFVPTESDKKLMGIMAAAIGVEEERKREAVVWAQNEGKWRSLLQNSSNLITILEADGTIKYASPAIEGILGYKPKELIGKNTFDLVHPEDVSLVKSDFQGVLENLTTAISIEFRFQHKDGSWRYIEATHSNLVMDAPGVRIVVNSRDISDRKLAEAALIQSEAQLREKAAQLEQALHELQQTQSQLVQTEKMSSLGQLVAGVAHEINNPVSFIYGNLPYATEYTQDLLHLVHLYQQEYPEPTPAIQEAAEGLDIDFLSDDLPKLMNSMQVGAERIRQIVLSLRNFSRLDKAAREPFDLHNGIDNTLLLLQHRLKPKAGRTEIQIVKEYDNLPRVDCYAGQINQVFMNILSNSIDALEESIINGQWSVVSRKATDVPTIRIRTELANDNKVVIRITDNGPGIPPEVQQHIFDPFFTTKPVGQGTGLGLSISYQVVVEKHGGVLKCQSAPGEGTEFCIDLPVRLPQPD